The Faecalibacterium sp. I3-3-89 sequence TCATTGCGCCAAACTTCATTGGCTTCTGCGTGTTTACGCTGGTGCCCATGGTGTTTGCCATTGCGCTGGCCTTCTGCGCATGGGACGGCCGCCACGCCATTGAATTTGTCGGCCTGAAAAACTTTGTAAAGCTCTTCACCACCGATAAAATCTTTCAGGCGGCTTTGAAAAACACCATCGTCTATGTCATCGGCACCGTGCCGCTTACGCTGGCCTGCTCGCTGGCCATGGCCGTGCTGCTGAACCAGAACGTGAAGCTGCGCAACTTTTTCCGCACCGTGGCGTTCTTCCCTTACGTTGCTTCGCTGGTGGCGGTGGCAGCGGTATGGAACATGATCTTCAACCCCTCCATGGGCCCCATCAACATGATCCTGAACCAGTTCTTCGGCGTGGCGGTGGAAAACCTGCCCCGCTGGGCTGCCGGCAAGGACACCGCCATGATCACGGTCATCCTGTTCAGCGTGTGGAAGAACATGGGCTACTACATGGTCATCTATCTGGCCGGCCTGCAGGGCTGCAACCCGGACCTGAACGAAGCCGCCGAGCTGGACGGTGCAAACCGCTGGCAGCAGTTCTGGCACATCACTCTGCCCCAGCTGCGGCCTACCACCTTCTTTGTGGTCATCATGCTCACCATCTCCGGCTTCAAGGTCTACGACCAGATGTACATGATCACGCAGGGCGGCCCCGGTACTGCTACCATGACGCTGGTGTACTACATCTATAATGTGGCCTTCGTCAATACCCCGAAATACGGCTACGCAAGTGCAATTTCCATGGTGCTGTTCGTACTGGTGCTGATCGTTACCATCATCCAGTTCCGCGGCTCCAAGGGCGAGAACTGAGAAAGGAGGAAGAACCATGTCTGCTGCTATTATCAAGACCGAGGCCTCTCAGAAGCGCCGCAATTTCGTCTCCAAGTTCCTGATCTATTTCTTCCTCATCGTCATCACAGCTTGTATGCTGCTGCCCTTTTTGTGGATGCTGTCCTCCTCCTTTAAGCTGAATAAGGACGTGTTCGGCTTCCCTATCCAGTGGATCCCCAAAAATCCCCGCTGGCAGAACTATGTGGACATCTGGACCCAGATCCCGCTGCTGACCTTTGTGAAAAACACGGTCAAGATCACCGTGGTGGTCACCCTGTTGCAGCTGTTCACTTCCTCCTTTGCAGCCTACGCCTTTGCTAAGATGCAGTTCAAGGGCAAAAACGCGCTCTTCCTCGGCTACATTGCCACCATTGCAGTGCCTTGGCAGGCCTACATGGTGCCCCAGTTCATGATGATGAGCTCGTGGCATTTGAACAACACCCATCTGGCCATTATGTGCCTGCAGGCCTTCAGCGCCTTCGGCGTGTTCCTGATGAAGCAGTTCTACGAGGGCGTGCCCACCGAGCTGTGTGAGGCTGCCCGCATTGATGGCCTGAGCGAGTACGGCATCTGGTGGCACATCATGCTGCCCCTCAGCCTGCCCGCCCTGTCCACCCTGACCATCTTCACCTTCGTGAACACATGGAACGACTTCCTTGGCCCCCTGATCTACTTGACCAAGACCGAACTCAAGACCATCCAGATTGGTCTGCGTATGTTCATCACCCAGTATTCTGCAGAGTACGGCCTGATCATGGCGGCCTCTGTGGTGGCACTGATCCCGGTGCTGATCGTGTTCCTCTCCCTGCAAAAGTACTTTGTGCAGGGCGTGGCATCCACCGGCATCAAGGGCTAAACAAATCACCCGTAAGCGGGGCGTGGGCAGTACCCGCGCCCCGCATTTTTTGCAGAAATAGAGGGAAAGCGTTATGTTATATCCTGAACAGAATGAAGCGCGCTTGAAGCTGAGCCTTGACGGCACATGGGCGTTTGCGCTGGGCAGCTGCGCGGAAACCCAGTTCGACCCCGCAAAGCCCCTGCCGGACGCCCAGCCCATCGCGGTACCTGCCAGCTACAACGACCAGAACGACCAGACCACCGCCCTGCGCCGCCACTACGGCTGGGTGTGGTATCAGCGCAAGGTCACCCTGCCCGCCTTCTGCGCCGGGCAGCGGGTGGTGCTGCGGTTCGGCTCGGTGACCCACACGGCCAAGGTCTGGCTGAACGGCCAGCTCATTGCGCAGCACAAGGGCGGCTTTACCCCCTTTGAAGCGGACGTCACCGCTCTGCTGCAACCCGGCGAGACCGCACTGCTGACCGTAGCCTGTGACAACCGGGTGAACCACAGCACCCTGCCTGTGGGCAACGAGGACGGGCAGCTGGCCTTCTTTGGCTCGGACAACGCGGGTATCCCCAGTGTGGAGGCTGCCAAGCGTGCCGCCGCACCCCAGAACCGCCCCAACTTTGACTTTTTCAACTATGCGGGCATCCATCGCCCGGTGGTGCTCTACACCACCCCTAAAGAGTACATCGAGGATGTGACCATAGTGCCCGCCGTGGACGGCACGGTGCAGTACGCGGTAAAAACCACCGGCAGCGCACCTGTCCGTGTCACGGTGCTGGATGCTGACGGCAACGCCGTTGCAAGCGCCGAGAGTGCAGAAGGCACGATCACCATCCCGGAAGTGCATCTCTGGGAGCCCAGACCCGGCACGCCCTACCTGTACACCCTGCATGCCACCTGCGGGGCAGATGTCTACGACCAGACCTTTGGTGTGCGCAGCATTGAGGTGCGGGGCACACAGGTGCTTTTGAACGGCAAGGCGCTCTATTTCAAGGGCTTTTGCAAGCACGAGGACTTTACCGCCCATGGCCGAGGCTTTGACCCGGTGCTGAACGTGAAGGATGTGAACCTGATCCACTGGGCAAACGCCAATGCCGTGCGCACCAGCCACTATCCCTACGCCGAGGAGTTCTACGACCTGTGCGACCGGGAGGGCATTCTGGTCATGGACGAGACCCCGGCGGTGGGCATCGGCGGCGGGGCAGCGGTGAACCCCTATAAGGAATACCCCCTTGCGGAGCATCACCGGCAGGTGCTTGCCGAGATGATCCATCGGGACAAAAACCACCCCTGCGTGGTGCTGTGGAGCCTTGGCAACGAGCCGGATCTGGAGCACTTCCCGCAGGATGCCTACGACTACTGGCACCCGCTGTATGAGCTGGCGCACCAGCTGGACCCGCAGGACCGCCCGGTCACCCTCGTCTGCTGCCAGAACGACTACACCAAGGATATCACCACCCGCACCATGGATATCGTCTGCATCAACCGCTACTACGGCTGGTACAACCTTTCCGGTGACATGGACGCCGCTTGCTACGGCCTGAATCAGGAGCTGGATTTCTGGGCAGAGCAGCACAAGCCCGTGATGATGAGCGAGTACGGTGCGGACACCGTGGCAGGGCTGCACACCGCCGGAGCCGAGATGTTCAGTGAGGAGTTTCAGGTGGAGCTCTACCGCCGTCTGGATGCAGAGTTTGACAAGCGCCCGTGGTTTGTGGGAGAATTTGTCTGGAACTTTGCAGACTACGACACTGTGCAGGGCCCCATGCGGGTGGATGGCAACAAAAAAGGTCTGTTCACCCGGGATCGCCGCCCCAAGCTGGGCATGCACTTTCTGCGCCAGCGGTGGGCAGAGATACCTACGTTTGGATTTAAGGAGTAATCATGATGAAAACCTACCAGAACCACGCTATGACCGACGCCGAGGCACGGCAGGCACTGGCCGATGCCTGCAAACAGGTGGAGACCAATCTGCCCCTGTACACCTACCAGTGCCAGAACCATTCCAGTGTGAACGATATCTACCCCGGCTGCGCCAATAACCAGTGGACCTGCGGCTTTTGGCCC is a genomic window containing:
- a CDS encoding carbohydrate ABC transporter permease yields the protein MSAAIIKTEASQKRRNFVSKFLIYFFLIVITACMLLPFLWMLSSSFKLNKDVFGFPIQWIPKNPRWQNYVDIWTQIPLLTFVKNTVKITVVVTLLQLFTSSFAAYAFAKMQFKGKNALFLGYIATIAVPWQAYMVPQFMMMSSWHLNNTHLAIMCLQAFSAFGVFLMKQFYEGVPTELCEAARIDGLSEYGIWWHIMLPLSLPALSTLTIFTFVNTWNDFLGPLIYLTKTELKTIQIGLRMFITQYSAEYGLIMAASVVALIPVLIVFLSLQKYFVQGVASTGIKG
- a CDS encoding carbohydrate ABC transporter permease, whose translation is MASAAVQNKTPRKVLKKSTRDSLIAYSFIAPNFIGFCVFTLVPMVFAIALAFCAWDGRHAIEFVGLKNFVKLFTTDKIFQAALKNTIVYVIGTVPLTLACSLAMAVLLNQNVKLRNFFRTVAFFPYVASLVAVAAVWNMIFNPSMGPINMILNQFFGVAVENLPRWAAGKDTAMITVILFSVWKNMGYYMVIYLAGLQGCNPDLNEAAELDGANRWQQFWHITLPQLRPTTFFVVIMLTISGFKVYDQMYMITQGGPGTATMTLVYYIYNVAFVNTPKYGYASAISMVLFVLVLIVTIIQFRGSKGEN
- the uidA gene encoding beta-glucuronidase codes for the protein MLYPEQNEARLKLSLDGTWAFALGSCAETQFDPAKPLPDAQPIAVPASYNDQNDQTTALRRHYGWVWYQRKVTLPAFCAGQRVVLRFGSVTHTAKVWLNGQLIAQHKGGFTPFEADVTALLQPGETALLTVACDNRVNHSTLPVGNEDGQLAFFGSDNAGIPSVEAAKRAAAPQNRPNFDFFNYAGIHRPVVLYTTPKEYIEDVTIVPAVDGTVQYAVKTTGSAPVRVTVLDADGNAVASAESAEGTITIPEVHLWEPRPGTPYLYTLHATCGADVYDQTFGVRSIEVRGTQVLLNGKALYFKGFCKHEDFTAHGRGFDPVLNVKDVNLIHWANANAVRTSHYPYAEEFYDLCDREGILVMDETPAVGIGGGAAVNPYKEYPLAEHHRQVLAEMIHRDKNHPCVVLWSLGNEPDLEHFPQDAYDYWHPLYELAHQLDPQDRPVTLVCCQNDYTKDITTRTMDIVCINRYYGWYNLSGDMDAACYGLNQELDFWAEQHKPVMMSEYGADTVAGLHTAGAEMFSEEFQVELYRRLDAEFDKRPWFVGEFVWNFADYDTVQGPMRVDGNKKGLFTRDRRPKLGMHFLRQRWAEIPTFGFKE